A part of Candidatus Saccharibacteria bacterium genomic DNA contains:
- a CDS encoding type II/IV secretion system protein, with product MNEEEVQQRRREQDENATRQRAAILGLQYIDTRELEQKLALASDVLPIEVMHRDRIVPLVKGDEQTLWQFGVTAQTPQSTMQRMTSEYNQAGKGIQFMLISLSGYKALMNRYDPPKQVVYQDIAIAKDGDSDTISQVSQTLNSVSSEEIFDFIIDQADKLGASDIHIENERDNIRVRMRVDGALHPVAHLDRDRYRVIMGELASRAGISSAAVESQSGHMQREITRDGSTHLLNLRVETVPTMYGQDAVLRLFNFDESLLNLDLLGIPDKQRKEINEIISHPRGLVLMVGPTGSGKSTTLYSMLNALNTPDRKLITLEDPIEYGLTGISQIPINTTGGQSFADGLRSVLRLDPDVVMVGEIRDTDTARTAIQASITGHLVLSSFHANSTSAAFSRMIDMIGVNPIFSSAVRMVIAQRLVRRLVDETKQEYEPDQATRDYVKRILDGIPDDIDHPNLDSFKLWKPVASDDAPFGYKGRVVIMEQMIVTEEIQKFIRGDIDDVHPEAIEKVAKSEGMLTLEQVGVLAALRGETTLDEVARVI from the coding sequence ATGAACGAAGAAGAAGTCCAACAGCGTCGTCGCGAGCAAGACGAAAATGCCACTAGGCAGCGTGCGGCCATACTTGGGCTGCAATACATTGATACGCGTGAGTTGGAGCAAAAACTAGCACTCGCAAGCGACGTATTGCCGATTGAAGTGATGCACCGCGATCGGATCGTGCCGCTGGTAAAGGGCGATGAGCAGACTTTGTGGCAGTTCGGTGTCACTGCGCAGACACCGCAGTCGACAATGCAAAGAATGACGAGTGAGTATAACCAGGCTGGTAAGGGCATTCAGTTTATGCTGATAAGTTTGAGTGGTTATAAAGCCCTCATGAATCGCTACGATCCACCCAAACAAGTAGTGTATCAAGACATCGCCATCGCCAAAGATGGTGACAGCGACACAATAAGCCAGGTGAGTCAGACGCTGAATTCGGTGAGCAGTGAAGAGATATTTGATTTTATTATTGACCAGGCAGACAAGCTTGGAGCTAGCGACATTCACATCGAAAACGAGCGCGACAACATCCGCGTGCGTATGCGTGTCGATGGTGCCCTGCACCCAGTAGCTCACCTTGATCGTGATCGCTACCGAGTCATTATGGGCGAACTTGCTAGCCGTGCTGGTATTAGCAGTGCGGCGGTAGAAAGCCAGTCGGGCCATATGCAGCGCGAGATTACGCGTGACGGCAGCACCCACCTATTGAATCTACGTGTCGAAACAGTCCCTACTATGTACGGGCAAGATGCAGTACTGCGCCTGTTTAATTTCGACGAAAGCCTGCTCAATCTTGATTTACTAGGTATTCCCGATAAACAACGCAAAGAGATCAATGAAATCATTAGCCATCCGCGCGGATTGGTGCTAATGGTTGGTCCAACCGGCAGCGGTAAATCCACAACACTCTATAGTATGCTCAATGCGCTCAATACACCTGACCGCAAGCTGATTACACTCGAAGACCCCATCGAATACGGCCTGACGGGCATTTCACAGATACCTATCAACACCACTGGCGGGCAGAGCTTTGCTGATGGGTTGCGTAGTGTACTACGCCTTGACCCCGACGTGGTGATGGTTGGCGAGATCCGTGATACCGACACCGCACGAACGGCGATCCAGGCATCGATTACTGGTCACCTGGTACTAAGCAGCTTCCACGCCAACAGCACTAGCGCGGCCTTTAGTCGTATGATCGATATGATTGGTGTGAACCCGATATTTAGTAGTGCTGTGCGCATGGTAATTGCACAGCGTTTAGTGCGACGGCTTGTCGATGAAACCAAGCAGGAGTACGAACCCGACCAGGCAACACGCGACTACGTGAAGCGTATACTCGACGGTATACCTGACGATATCGATCATCCTAATCTTGACAGCTTCAAGCTATGGAAACCTGTTGCCAGTGACGACGCGCCATTTGGCTACAAGGGTCGCGTGGTGATTATGGAACAAATGATTGTGACTGAAGAAATTCAGAAGTTTATTCGCGGTGACATAGACGATGTGCACCCGGAGGCGATCGAAAAAGTCGCTAAGAGTGAAGGTATGCTCACGCTCGAACAAGTAGGGGTGCTAGCGGCACTTCGTGGCGAAACGACACTCGACGAAGTCGCGAGAGTTATTTAA
- a CDS encoding DNA polymerase III subunit alpha: MESKTGKANGSSSSLIPSDFVHLHNHTHHSLLDGLTKIPALVEKVKEYGMTATAVTDHGTMSGILEFYKAAVDGEIKPILGIEAYIAARGRTDRDPAKDKARYHLTLLAQNDEGYRNLMQLTTLANLEGMYYKPRMDHEILERYSEGVVVLSGCASGEIGENLKTDNYEEAKRIAQWYKSVFNDRYYLELQDHGHPDAPYTWPVQTKINEGLMRLSEELDIPMVVTCDGHYLTHDDQEAHEILLCVGTGSYLSDDKRMSLKEFELHVTDPRDIIARWGTSHPDAIMNTKKIADSCKVNIELGKILIPKFPVPEGETEESYLDRLVYTGLAVRYYDKSPEEAAAMSIAAVKKLLSAEINERVEMEFEVVNRMGYNGYFLIVQDFINWGKSQGIIFGPGRGSAAGSIIAYAVNITDLDPLKYDLLFERFLNPDRISMPDIDIDIQDTRRDEVIQYCADKYGDARVANIVTFGKMAARAAVRDVARVLEVPYAEADRLSKMIPPPVQGRHIPLSKSVQDDKDLKHEYETNPTAKEVFDYAIRLEGTIRSHGVHAAGVVIAPDDIVKYVPLEMAQKGVVATQYPMGPVEELGLLKMDFLGLSNLTIIKNTLRIIKKVYGETIELSKIPLDDTATYELFQRGDTTGVFQLESAGMKRYLRELKPSVFDDIIAMVALYRPGPMQFIDSFIKRKHGEEKISYLDPGLESSLKNTYGILVYQEQFMQISKEWCGFTGGQADTLRKAVGKKKMDLMLKIRPDFVQGAIAHGNASKEVAETFWDQLVEFANYCFNKAHAACYGLIAYWTAYLKAHYPDAFMAALMTSDQDDIDRLAIEIIECKHMGLKVLNPDVNQSYVEFAVVPGQQQIRFGMAAVKGVGVAAVEEIIRAREEAPFASVEDFAKRVSTSKVNKKAWEALIKSGAFDTLGDRSDLLFNLEDILAFASKMQKEALSGQMDMFGSLGGGQSLMPSIELKKAPVKYTDKEQLMWERELLGLYISAHPLDNYDAFFEEQTIPLHSVSPDIDGQVVTIGGLVTSIRSIVTKSGSKMAFLQLEDKTSEAEVIVFPKLYEQLGDNLRQDVVLKVSGKVSARDRDGNVGSEAKMIADEISIVTDKELNDYESHGRKMVAPVGKIKVVGYRRKAAKPGQLHAKMPEPVEPQKLELRTVYVHIPDPNNHDALLALKRACSANPGQSDIIMVLGPDKASAIRLPFRVDLEGTLLQTLTTLLGEGSVVIK; the protein is encoded by the coding sequence ATGGAGAGTAAAACAGGGAAAGCAAACGGCAGCAGTTCTTCGCTCATACCGAGTGATTTTGTTCATTTACACAACCATACACACCATTCACTGCTCGATGGCCTCACAAAGATTCCAGCACTCGTAGAGAAAGTCAAAGAATACGGCATGACCGCAACTGCTGTCACCGACCACGGTACTATGAGCGGCATTTTGGAATTTTATAAGGCGGCAGTTGATGGCGAAATCAAGCCAATCCTCGGCATTGAGGCCTATATTGCGGCACGTGGACGCACCGACCGTGATCCGGCAAAAGATAAGGCACGGTATCACCTAACACTACTTGCTCAGAACGACGAAGGCTATCGCAACTTGATGCAGCTAACGACACTCGCGAATCTCGAGGGTATGTACTACAAGCCCCGCATGGATCATGAAATTCTTGAGCGGTATTCGGAAGGCGTCGTGGTGCTCAGTGGATGCGCTAGTGGAGAGATCGGCGAGAATTTAAAAACCGATAATTATGAAGAGGCAAAGCGTATAGCCCAGTGGTATAAGAGTGTATTTAACGATCGCTATTACCTGGAGCTCCAAGACCATGGGCACCCCGATGCTCCGTACACGTGGCCGGTGCAAACAAAAATAAATGAAGGCTTGATGCGTCTTAGCGAAGAGCTCGACATCCCCATGGTTGTTACGTGTGATGGCCATTATTTAACGCACGACGATCAAGAAGCGCACGAGATTTTACTGTGCGTCGGCACTGGTTCATACCTGAGTGATGACAAGCGCATGAGTTTGAAAGAGTTTGAACTACACGTCACCGATCCGCGTGATATTATTGCGCGCTGGGGGACGAGTCACCCCGATGCAATCATGAATACCAAGAAAATTGCCGATAGCTGCAAGGTTAATATTGAGCTAGGTAAAATCCTCATTCCAAAGTTTCCGGTGCCCGAAGGTGAAACCGAGGAATCGTATCTTGACAGGCTGGTGTATACGGGGCTTGCGGTACGTTACTACGACAAGTCTCCCGAAGAAGCAGCTGCCATGTCGATAGCAGCTGTTAAAAAACTGCTATCAGCAGAAATAAATGAGCGGGTTGAAATGGAGTTTGAAGTCGTCAACCGCATGGGCTACAATGGCTATTTCCTCATCGTGCAGGACTTTATAAACTGGGGCAAAAGTCAAGGAATCATTTTTGGTCCTGGGCGCGGCTCGGCAGCAGGTAGTATTATCGCTTACGCCGTCAACATCACCGACCTTGACCCACTGAAATACGACCTACTTTTCGAACGCTTCCTCAATCCAGACCGAATTAGTATGCCCGACATCGATATTGATATCCAAGATACGCGTCGTGATGAAGTGATTCAGTATTGTGCCGACAAGTATGGTGACGCGCGAGTGGCCAATATCGTGACATTTGGTAAAATGGCGGCCCGCGCGGCAGTGCGCGACGTGGCCCGCGTGCTCGAAGTGCCTTACGCTGAGGCTGACCGGTTGAGCAAAATGATTCCGCCACCAGTGCAGGGCCGGCATATTCCACTAAGCAAGAGCGTCCAGGATGACAAGGATTTGAAGCATGAGTACGAAACCAACCCTACGGCTAAGGAGGTGTTTGACTACGCGATTCGACTCGAGGGAACAATCCGCAGCCACGGAGTACATGCAGCTGGAGTGGTGATCGCTCCCGATGACATAGTGAAGTATGTGCCGCTCGAAATGGCCCAAAAAGGTGTGGTCGCGACGCAGTATCCCATGGGTCCTGTCGAAGAGCTAGGCCTACTAAAAATGGACTTTCTGGGCCTTAGTAACCTGACGATCATCAAAAATACGCTGCGCATCATCAAAAAGGTCTATGGTGAGACGATTGAACTAAGTAAAATTCCGCTCGACGACACTGCGACGTACGAGTTGTTTCAGCGTGGCGATACGACTGGCGTGTTCCAGCTTGAATCAGCTGGTATGAAGCGCTATCTGCGTGAGCTAAAGCCGAGTGTGTTCGACGATATTATCGCTATGGTGGCACTCTATCGTCCCGGCCCAATGCAGTTTATCGATAGCTTTATTAAGCGCAAGCATGGTGAAGAAAAGATCAGCTACCTCGACCCAGGGCTTGAGAGCTCACTCAAAAACACCTACGGTATTTTGGTATACCAGGAACAATTCATGCAGATTAGCAAAGAATGGTGCGGGTTTACGGGCGGTCAGGCTGATACGCTGCGTAAAGCTGTCGGCAAAAAGAAAATGGATCTCATGCTCAAAATTCGCCCCGACTTTGTGCAAGGCGCCATAGCCCATGGCAACGCTAGCAAAGAAGTCGCTGAAACATTTTGGGACCAGCTGGTGGAGTTTGCGAACTACTGTTTCAACAAAGCCCATGCGGCTTGCTATGGCCTGATAGCCTACTGGACGGCGTATTTAAAGGCGCACTACCCCGACGCGTTTATGGCGGCGCTAATGACGAGTGACCAAGACGATATTGATCGGCTAGCCATCGAGATTATCGAATGTAAACACATGGGGCTGAAGGTGCTCAACCCCGACGTCAATCAGTCATATGTAGAGTTTGCGGTCGTACCTGGCCAGCAGCAAATTCGATTCGGAATGGCAGCGGTCAAGGGAGTGGGTGTGGCGGCAGTCGAAGAAATCATTCGCGCTCGTGAGGAAGCACCATTTGCCAGTGTCGAAGATTTTGCGAAGCGAGTGAGCACGAGCAAGGTCAATAAAAAAGCTTGGGAAGCGCTCATTAAATCTGGTGCGTTTGACACGCTTGGTGATCGCAGCGACCTACTATTCAACCTGGAAGACATACTGGCATTTGCCAGCAAAATGCAAAAGGAAGCCCTGAGCGGCCAGATGGATATGTTTGGCAGTTTGGGCGGCGGTCAATCGCTCATGCCTTCAATCGAGCTGAAAAAGGCACCAGTGAAATATACCGACAAAGAGCAGCTTATGTGGGAACGAGAGTTGCTCGGGCTGTATATCAGCGCGCACCCACTCGATAACTATGATGCATTTTTTGAGGAGCAAACTATCCCACTTCATAGCGTTAGTCCTGATATTGACGGCCAAGTTGTGACAATAGGTGGGCTGGTGACGAGCATCCGTAGTATTGTCACAAAAAGTGGCAGTAAGATGGCATTCTTACAGCTGGAAGACAAGACGAGCGAAGCCGAGGTGATTGTATTTCCGAAATTATATGAGCAGCTGGGTGATAATCTGCGGCAGGATGTAGTGCTAAAAGTAAGTGGCAAGGTAAGTGCCCGCGACCGTGACGGCAATGTTGGGAGTGAGGCGAAAATGATTGCCGATGAGATTAGTATCGTGACCGACAAAGAACTCAACGATTACGAAAGCCATGGCCGCAAAATGGTAGCCCCAGTCGGTAAGATAAAGGTCGTAGGCTATCGGCGTAAGGCGGCGAAGCCTGGGCAGTTGCATGCGAAAATGCCAGAGCCAGTCGAGCCGCAAAAGTTAGAGCTAAGAACAGTTTACGTGCATATTCCTGACCCAAATAATCATGATGCACTGCTCGCTCTTAAGCGAGCGTGCAGCGCTAATCCTGGCCAGTCTGACATTATTATGGTGCTGGGCCCCGACAAAGCTTCCGCTATCCGGCTGCCATTCCGGGTTGACCTCGAGGGAACGCTGCTGCAGACGCTCACTACACTTCTGGGTGAGGGAAGTGTAGTGATTAAGTGA
- a CDS encoding IS30 family transposase, with product MKKASKVTDAERSEIDILHTKGYSARAIARALGRSPNTIATELQRNSLKDGRYVATHAKHKAYVRRKYARYQGKKIQDNDELRSFIVLKLSEHWNPDEIAGYLRANSALGIYASKTAIYEWLRSAWGQQYCPLLYSKRYRKKPRRQLRAGHVMIPDRTSVTERPLVALDRAETGHCEYDSVVSSKHPGSASALAVLTERSSRLVRAKLVPNLKPEPYAHTISRLASGLGVRSMTTDNGIENRRHALVTNKTGAPVFFTDPYSSWQKGSVENANKMLRRYFPKGTDFATVTQTDVDNALARINNKPRKILGYKSSLQVAKEKGLILEGVS from the coding sequence ATGAAGAAAGCATCAAAGGTAACGGATGCCGAGCGAAGCGAGATAGACATCCTCCATACCAAAGGCTATTCTGCACGGGCCATCGCCCGTGCATTGGGGCGCAGTCCCAATACCATTGCGACCGAGCTGCAACGCAATAGCCTCAAGGATGGGAGATACGTCGCTACCCACGCCAAACACAAAGCCTATGTACGGCGTAAGTATGCTCGCTACCAAGGCAAGAAGATTCAAGACAATGACGAGCTTCGCTCGTTCATCGTCCTGAAACTCTCTGAGCACTGGAATCCAGACGAGATAGCCGGCTATCTCAGAGCCAACTCAGCGCTTGGTATCTATGCCAGCAAGACGGCCATCTATGAATGGTTGCGCAGTGCCTGGGGACAACAGTACTGCCCGTTGCTGTACTCGAAGCGTTACCGCAAGAAACCACGCAGACAACTCAGGGCGGGTCACGTCATGATTCCCGACCGCACTTCCGTCACAGAGCGACCGCTGGTCGCTCTAGACCGAGCCGAGACCGGTCACTGTGAATACGACAGCGTCGTGAGCAGCAAGCACCCAGGGAGCGCCTCTGCACTCGCTGTCCTTACCGAACGGTCTTCACGACTGGTACGAGCGAAGCTCGTACCTAACCTGAAGCCAGAGCCGTACGCACACACCATCTCGCGACTCGCGAGTGGGCTGGGGGTTCGCAGTATGACGACCGATAACGGCATCGAGAACAGGCGCCACGCACTCGTCACTAATAAGACGGGCGCGCCCGTCTTCTTTACTGACCCCTATTCCTCTTGGCAAAAAGGCAGTGTCGAGAATGCCAACAAGATGCTGCGTCGCTACTTCCCGAAGGGCACCGACTTTGCTACAGTGACACAAACGGATGTTGACAATGCGCTAGCACGCATTAACAACAAGCCGAGGAAGATCCTCGGCTACAAAAGTTCATTACAAGTTGCAAAAGAGAAAGGATTAATTCTAGAGGGAGTGTCCTGA
- a CDS encoding NADP-dependent malic enzyme — MDYNQLALELHAKYKGKITTRLRDESPLDRAKLSSYYTPGVAEVSRAIAADPSQLATYTWTNNLVAVISDGSAVLGLGDVGPRASMPVMEGKAMLFKTFADIDSVPIILDVHTPDEIVATIKAIAPSFGAINLEDIAAPKCFEVEERLKAVCGVPVFHDDQHGTAVVVLAGLINAMEVTGKTLADCKIVTIGAGAAGTAIMKLLNLYGAKNIIAVDSRGIVGDSRTDLNDEKKALLDFIDRSHSGSLDDAITGADIFIGVSKPGLLTEEMVQKMADQPIIFALANPTPEIMPSVAKAAGAAVVATGRSDFPNQVNNAIAFPGIFRGALDNGVKQITDQHKLAAAEAIASLVEHPTADEVIPSVFDERLVPAIANVIC, encoded by the coding sequence ATGGACTATAATCAACTCGCCCTCGAACTACATGCCAAATATAAAGGCAAAATCACCACCAGACTCCGCGACGAAAGCCCGCTTGACCGAGCGAAACTCAGTAGCTACTATACGCCAGGCGTGGCCGAAGTGAGCCGTGCAATCGCGGCCGATCCATCGCAGCTAGCTACCTACACCTGGACCAACAATCTGGTTGCGGTTATTAGTGACGGCTCGGCAGTGCTAGGCCTTGGGGACGTGGGCCCGAGAGCCAGTATGCCCGTGATGGAGGGCAAAGCTATGCTATTCAAGACATTTGCCGACATTGACAGTGTACCGATCATCCTCGACGTGCACACGCCCGACGAAATCGTGGCGACGATAAAGGCAATTGCCCCAAGCTTTGGCGCCATCAACCTCGAAGATATCGCCGCACCAAAATGCTTTGAGGTGGAAGAGCGGCTAAAGGCCGTGTGTGGTGTGCCAGTATTTCACGACGATCAGCACGGCACGGCGGTCGTAGTACTCGCAGGGCTCATCAACGCCATGGAAGTTACCGGCAAAACTCTCGCAGATTGCAAGATTGTCACAATCGGTGCAGGTGCTGCAGGTACGGCAATCATGAAGCTTCTCAATCTCTATGGAGCTAAAAACATCATCGCCGTCGACAGCAGAGGCATTGTTGGTGATAGTCGTACTGATCTTAATGACGAGAAGAAAGCGCTGCTCGATTTTATCGACCGCAGCCACAGCGGCTCACTCGACGATGCAATCACTGGGGCGGATATCTTCATCGGGGTAAGTAAGCCAGGCCTGCTGACCGAAGAAATGGTGCAAAAGATGGCCGACCAACCAATTATCTTTGCACTCGCAAACCCCACCCCTGAAATCATGCCAAGTGTCGCCAAGGCCGCCGGCGCGGCAGTGGTAGCTACTGGTCGGAGCGACTTTCCTAACCAAGTAAATAATGCCATCGCTTTTCCCGGTATCTTCCGCGGTGCACTCGACAATGGCGTGAAGCAAATCACCGATCAGCACAAGCTAGCCGCCGCCGAGGCAATCGCCAGCCTTGTCGAGCACCCTACTGCAGATGAAGTAATCCCAAGTGTATTTGATGAGCGACTGGTACCGGCAATTGCTAATGTTATCTGCTAG
- the rplS gene encoding 50S ribosomal protein L19 — MSFALIQKVNDEQKKKQVVDVRSGDTVRVHQKIKEGNKMRIQIFEGVVIRTDNKSQQTSRITVRKVASGVGVEKSFLLHSPLVEKVEIVRRSKVRRNFLSYLRQRSGKGARLTAVQFDREAVNAIKDDHAEEDEKLMKEQKAAEAAAKQAEKEAEEADLAAKQAEVEARHAENT; from the coding sequence ATGAGTTTTGCATTGATCCAAAAAGTGAACGACGAGCAGAAGAAAAAGCAAGTCGTCGATGTACGCAGCGGTGACACCGTGCGCGTACACCAGAAAATCAAAGAAGGCAACAAAATGCGCATTCAGATTTTTGAAGGCGTGGTCATTCGTACCGATAACAAAAGCCAACAGACGAGCCGCATCACGGTGCGCAAGGTTGCTAGTGGTGTAGGCGTAGAAAAGAGCTTCTTGCTCCATAGTCCGCTTGTCGAAAAAGTAGAGATTGTTCGCCGCAGCAAAGTTCGCCGCAACTTCCTAAGCTACCTGCGCCAGCGCAGTGGTAAGGGCGCACGCCTGACGGCCGTGCAGTTTGACCGTGAAGCCGTAAATGCTATCAAAGATGACCACGCTGAAGAAGACGAAAAGCTCATGAAAGAGCAAAAAGCTGCTGAAGCTGCTGCCAAGCAAGCTGAAAAAGAAGCCGAAGAAGCCGATCTGGCCGCTAAGCAGGCTGAAGTCGAAGCCCGTCACGCCGAAAACACTTAG
- a CDS encoding TrmH family RNA methyltransferase, giving the protein MPEIVVIVHNIRSTHNVGSIFRTCEGFGVKKIILSGYTPYPMLPIQSQGSYPLDGRLPHIVEKLTRQIHKTALGAETLVPFVHYDTLDLACPELAGYTIVALEQSENSIMLRDYQPPEKIALLIGEEVHGITPSLLAQCHDVIEIPMQGQKESFNVSVAAGIALYQLTHQV; this is encoded by the coding sequence ATGCCAGAGATTGTCGTCATTGTTCATAATATTCGTAGCACCCACAATGTCGGATCGATTTTTCGTACATGCGAGGGGTTTGGGGTAAAAAAAATAATCCTTAGCGGCTATACCCCCTACCCCATGCTACCCATTCAATCTCAAGGGTCGTACCCTTTAGATGGACGGCTGCCGCATATTGTAGAGAAACTAACACGTCAGATTCACAAAACCGCACTGGGTGCTGAGACGCTGGTACCCTTTGTTCACTACGACACACTAGACCTAGCGTGCCCAGAACTGGCGGGATATACGATCGTGGCACTCGAGCAATCCGAAAACTCCATTATGCTTCGTGACTATCAACCACCCGAAAAGATTGCGCTGCTGATTGGCGAAGAAGTACATGGCATCACTCCCAGCTTACTAGCACAGTGCCACGATGTCATCGAAATTCCGATGCAGGGCCAAAAAGAGTCATTCAATGTGAGTGTCGCCGCAGGAATTGCCCTCTATCAGCTTACCCACCAAGTGTAG
- a CDS encoding ribonuclease HII, producing the protein MILGIDEVGRGPWAGPLVVGAVVLGGAEIDGLADSKKLTKKRRYELNILIREQAAVVALGWVSAIELDEIGMSEALRLATRRAVEQIKTPYHEIIIDGTVNLLEGTGKAAYVTTLPKADALVPSVSAASIVAKVARDTYMAEQDAIYPGYGFAKNAGYGVAAHRQAIEKLGVTPLHRLSFAPLMHYRQTTADTQGIVPARITKTTKSIGNASETVVCNYLESHNYEIVARNWRTKWCEIDIVAHKHGTLYFVEVKHRKNDKAGDGLAAITPKKLKQMTFAAKLYAVAHSGSNLQLAVASTAGEPPQLVEFLKLT; encoded by the coding sequence ATGATACTTGGCATAGACGAAGTTGGGCGTGGGCCGTGGGCGGGACCTTTGGTGGTTGGGGCGGTGGTATTGGGTGGCGCTGAGATAGACGGGCTGGCCGACAGCAAGAAGCTCACGAAAAAGCGGCGCTATGAGTTGAATATACTCATACGTGAACAGGCTGCTGTAGTGGCGCTGGGGTGGGTGAGTGCCATAGAGCTCGATGAAATTGGTATGAGTGAAGCGCTTCGGCTTGCTACCAGGCGGGCGGTTGAGCAAATTAAAACACCGTATCACGAAATCATTATCGACGGTACAGTAAACCTACTGGAAGGCACGGGGAAGGCAGCCTATGTGACAACCCTGCCAAAGGCAGATGCCCTCGTGCCGAGTGTGTCTGCGGCAAGCATTGTGGCCAAGGTGGCACGTGACACCTATATGGCCGAGCAGGATGCGATTTATCCGGGCTATGGCTTTGCGAAGAATGCTGGCTATGGCGTGGCGGCGCACCGACAGGCTATCGAAAAACTTGGCGTGACACCGCTTCACCGACTCAGCTTTGCACCGCTTATGCACTATCGCCAAACTACGGCCGATACGCAGGGTATCGTACCTGCTCGTATAACTAAAACAACCAAAAGTATTGGCAACGCCAGCGAAACGGTCGTCTGCAACTACCTAGAAAGTCATAACTACGAGATTGTTGCGCGTAACTGGCGCACCAAATGGTGTGAAATCGATATTGTCGCCCATAAACACGGCACATTATATTTCGTAGAGGTGAAACATCGCAAAAATGACAAAGCAGGGGACGGACTGGCAGCGATTACGCCCAAAAAACTAAAGCAAATGACATTTGCTGCCAAACTGTATGCCGTGGCACATAGTGGCTCCAATCTGCAGCTGGCCGTCGCCAGTACGGCCGGTGAGCCACCGCAACTAGTTGAGTTTTTGAAACTTACATAG